The Algoriphagus halophilus sequence CTTTTTGTGCAATTTCAGACATTTTGTGATCAGTTTAGTTAATAACACTTCGCAAAGAAATATATTTAATACCTAATTGGCAAAGAAAAGATCCAAGTAAATTTTATTATAAATGACTCTTCTGTTAGGTTGCGTTTAAATTTTTAACTTTGTCTCCATCTATTTTCTTCCTAAATGAAGAAGGCAAAATTACTAATTGAACATACATATGATTTTGAGCTTCTTGGCCTACAGTCTCCTGTAAAAGACTATAAAATGGCCTGGCTGATCAATCGTGACCTAGATTTAAACTTGGTCCGGAAAGAAGATCTAGAATTAGAGTTTCTTACCGCTCCGAGTCTGAAAATATCACAATATTTCCTTTCTTTACCACATGGTTACATCCAGCTTTTGAAAAATAAGGCTTTAAATAATGAGCATCAAGTCACCTATCTTATTCCAGAGCTTCGATTTATGGATTATTTCCTTTTGGTACAAGATGATACCTTTCAGACGAGTATTCATACATTTGTAGATCAATTGGCTAAAAATTCATTTGTTCAAAACGTTGTCAAACTGGATATTTCAAAATTAAAATCAAAAGAGAACCTGTTAACTTATTAATATTCCAATGAGCTATACTCAATTTAACAAGACCAAAATTCTTGCAACAATCGGCCCTGCATCAAATAACTATGA is a genomic window containing:
- a CDS encoding IPExxxVDY family protein, which encodes MKKAKLLIEHTYDFELLGLQSPVKDYKMAWLINRDLDLNLVRKEDLELEFLTAPSLKISQYFLSLPHGYIQLLKNKALNNEHQVTYLIPELRFMDYFLLVQDDTFQTSIHTFVDQLAKNSFVQNVVKLDISKLKSKENLLTY